Part of the Halomarina litorea genome is shown below.
GCCCCGCCCCGCCGGGAGACGGCCGACGGCTTCGAACTCCAGTTCGGCGTCAACCACCTCGGGCACTTCGCGCTGACGGGCCTCCTGCTGGACCGCCTCCGGATGGCCGACGGCGAGACGCGCGTCGTGACGACCAGCAGCGGCGCACACAAGATGGGCGGTATCGACTTCGAGGACCTGCAGAGCGAGCGCTCGTACTCGCGGTGGCGGGCCTACGGCCAGTCGAAACTCGCCAACCTCCTGTTCACCTACGAACTCCAGCGCAGACTCGACCGCGCCGTCCGCGAGGACCCGGCGCTGGCGGGCGAGATGAAGGCCGTCGCGGCCCACCCCGGGTGGGCGGCCACGGAACTCCAGACGTCGGGGCCGACGATGGGCGAGGGCGAGTCCTCGCTTCGGGGGCGGGCCATGGAGGTGGCCAACCGCCTCGTGGCACAGAGCGCGCGGATGGGGACGTTGCCCCTGCTGTACGCCGCGACGGCCGAGAACGTCGACGGCAGCGACTACATCGGACCGGGCGGGCCGTTCGAGATGCGCGGCTACCCGGTCCACGTCGCCTCGAACGAACGGTCACACGACCACGCGACGGCGAGGCGGCTCTGGGCGGTGTCGGAGGAGCTGACGGGCGTGACGTACGACCTCCCGTCGGCGTGAAAAGCGGTCGCTCGAAGGTGAGTTGCGACAGGAACACGACGAGAATCGCGGTCTAAGCTCGGACGGGAAACGTTTTCCTCGGACCTCACGTCCATCTCGGCACCGCACTGCATCGACGTTAGTCGGGCTTGCACCGACGCTTGCCGGCGTGATACCGGCTTTAGCTGGATTTCAACCAGCGGTTGTCGTTCAGTGTGGCGCTCGGTGTTCCCGAAGTCCGTTTACACGTACTCCGGTACTTGGTCTTCGCCTCCGACCACCATGGTGGTCGGACACTGGTCCGATGCGGTCTTCCTCCGAGGTCGTGACCTCGGCGCCGTATCAACGACGCTTCGGTTGTGACCGCTATCACGACACTGCACGACATACGTACCGCCGTACCGTGCCGCGACGTCCGATTTGCTCCCAGCGATTCCCGCTGGCACTCTCCCGTACGCCTCCGTCCAGCATAATTCTTTGGTATATGTTACCCCTTACCGCATCCCTGTCGGTCGGACAGTCGCGCGACCCCGACTCTCACGCCACGTTGCGTTCGACGACGCCCTCGCCGCGGTCGAACCGGTCGCTCGACAGGGGGACCGGGTCCACGAGCGATATCGCCCCGTCGCAGACGAGTTCGGCGACGAGGCGACCCGTCGCGGGCGCGTGCTGGAAGCCGTGGCCGGAGAACCCGACGGCGTTCACGAACCCCGGCAGGGATTCCTCGACGACCGGGTGGTGGTCGGGCGTGACGGCATACAGCCCCGCCCACCCCCGTTTCAACTCGGTGTCTGGGCCGAAGTAGCCCGCCGTCTCCGCCGCGCGTTCGACGGCCGTCGTCGCCCAGTCGAGGTCCATCGACTTCGTGTACGCGCCGGGGTCCTGTTCGTCGTCGGAGTCCTCGAGATGGCCCCCGACGAGGGCGCTCCCCTCTCGTTCGGGCCGGAAGTAGACGCCCGAGTCGAGGTCGACGGTCAGCGGGACGGACTCGGGCACGGGCGGGTCCGGGTCGGTGACGAGCACCTGCCGCCGCCGGGGGGAGACGGGCAGGTCGAGACCCGCCATCGCGCCCACACGGGCCGCCCACGGCCCCGCCGCGTTCACCACGAAGTCGGCGTCGACGCGCCCGCCGTCCGTCTCGACGCCCACCGCGGCCCCGTCTGCCAGTCGAACGTCCGTCACCGCCGTCTTCGTCCGCACCTCGACGCCCGCCTCCCGGCAGGCGTCGGCGTACCCCTGCAGGGCGAGATGGGGGTCCGCGAAGCCGTCCGTCGGGCAGTACGTCGCCGCTCGGTAGCGCCCCGCGTGGAGTTCCGGACAGCGCTCCCGGGCCTCCTCGGGCGTGAGCAGTTCGCTCTCGACGCCCTGCCCTCGCTGCATGGCGACCTGCTCTTCGAACCCCGCCGCGGTCGACTCCTCGCGCGCGAGGAAGAGGTACCCCGGCCGTCGGTAGGCGATGTCCACGCCGAACTCGTTCTCGAAGCGCTCCCACACCTCGACGCTGGCCCGCGAGAGGGCGACGTTCACCGGCGTCGAGAACTGCGAGCGGATACCCCCGACGGAGCGTTCGGTGCTCCCGTTGCCGAGCGACCCCTGTTCACAGACGGTGACCTCGACGTCCCGCGTTGCGAGTGCGTGGGCGCTGGCGAGGCCGACGATGCCGCCACCCACCACGACGACGTGCATGCCACGAGATACCGTGACGGGGGAGAAAACCGCTCCGGCGTCGCCGGTCATATATACCCCGAAAACGGAGTGTCAACCGAACATGAGTGATTCCGCAGGCGGCTACCGACGACACAGCGAGACGAGCACCGGGACGGGGAACGTGGGCCGCATCGCCGGCCTCGGGACGGCACTCGTCGCGCTGAACGTCCTCCTGATGCTGGCGCTGTCGTACACGCCCGTCGTGAGTGTCGGGCGGGCGCTGTTCTCCAGTTTCTTCCTCGGCGTCGCGGCGTTCGCCGTCTCGGTCGGGGGCGGCTACTGGCTCGCCGACCGGGGCATCCGGCGGGGCACCACGTCGCTCGCCGTCGCGGGCGTGGCGCTCACGCAGGTGGGGTACGGCCTGTTCGGCGCGACGGCACTCTCGTTCGCGTCGCCTGCACTCCGGGCACCCGCCCTCGGCATCTCGGCCGTCGTCACCGGTCTCATCACCGCCCTCGTCACGGTGGTCGTCTACCGGACGGACCGCTCGTTCGTCGGGTGGAGCCGCTACGCGGGCGGCCTGTTCATCGGGGGCATCGCCGTCGGCGCACTCGGCGTCTTCGTCGCACCCGTCCTCGTGGTCGTCGCCGGCCTCCTGTTCTTCCTCGGGTTCGTCGTCGACCTCGTCTACGAGATATGGGCCATCCGCGAGGGGCGCTACGGCACCCTCCGGAGCGCGCTCGGCGTCTACATCGCCGTCATGGGCGTGTTCGTCCACGTCCTCCAGTGGGTCCTGCGCCTGCTGGCCGTCCTCGACCAGTAGACTGGCGTAGCTTCTTGTCGTCGCGCCCGTCCCTGTCGGTATGGTCCGTGTCCTCTCCGACGACGACGTCGCCGCGCTCCTCGACCTCCCGGACCTGCTCGACGTCCTCGCTGAGGCCTTCGTCGCGCAGGCGGAGGGCCGGGTCGAACGCCCCGACCGCCCGCACTTCCCGGTCGGCGAGGGCATCGAGAACGGCCCGCTCGGGACGGGCCTGACGATGCCGGCGTACATCCACGGTGCACCCTACTACGCCACCAAACTGGCGAGCGTCCACGAGGGCAACGCCGACCGGGACCTGCCGACCGTCAACGCCCAGATAGCGCTCACGGACGCCGTGACGGGGCAACCGGTGGCGTACATGGCCGGCACGCGCGTCACGAACGCCCGAACGGGCTGTATCGGTGGTCTCGCTGTCCGGGCGCTCGCCCCAGACCCCGTGGACCTCGCCGTCGTCGGCGCGGGGACGCAGGCCCGCTGGCAGACCCGCGCCATCGCGGCCGCGGCCGACGTCGAGCGCGTCAGAGTCTACTCGCCGAGCGACTCGCGCGAGGCGTGTGCGGCCGACCTCCGCGCTGAACTGGACCTCCCCGTCGAGGCCGTCACCTCCCCGAAAGCGGCGGTCGAGGGGGCCTCGGTGGTGGTGACGGCCACCACGAGTACGGAACCGGTGTTCCCGGGGGACGCCCTCGAACCGGACGCCCTCGTCGTCGCCGTCGGGGCCTACACCGCGGCGATGCGCGAACTCGACGCGCGGACGATAGAACGGGCCGTCCGCGTCGTCGCGGACGTCCCCGAGGAGGCCGTCGAGACGGGCGACCTGCGGGAGTCCGGTCTGGCGGTCGCGGACCTCGTCGCACTCGGCGACGTTCTCGCCGGGCGGGTCGAGCGACCGGAGGGGATCGTCGTCGTCGCCAGCGTCGGATCGGCGGTGCTGGACGCGGCGGCCGCCACGCACCTCTACGAGGCGGCACGCGCGGCCGACCGCGGGACGGACTGCCCGCTCTGAGGCGTCGAGTAGGGGTACGGGACGGCCCGCGTCAGCGGGGACCGCCCCTCGTCGCGGGCGCAGGATGAGAGCGTGTCGGGTCGGACACTTCAGCCGCGACGTCCGCCCTTACGAACGACCGGATATAAACCGTGGTGCGCTGTGTCGCACGCGTGCACATCCCTCACACCGTGACCGTCACCGACTAGAGCCGGTTCCACGGGGAGACCCGACTCACGTGGAGCGCGCGGCTATCGTGTCGGGGGCGCTTCAGGTACGGGAGCACACATGAACTCGACGGCACCCCGCCGTGTCACCGTCGCCTGCCAGGGCGGCGGCAGCCACACCGCGTTCACCGCGGGGGGCCTCGCTCGGGCCGAACAGCGTCGTGACGCTGCCGGGGGCGTACGCCCGCATATCGGGCCGTCGGTGTCGGGTGGCAAAAATCGCACGCGCCGAACGCTTAACCCCCGTCGCTCCCACTCCCGCCCATGACAGGTCACGACGTGCCGGTGGACCTCGTGTTGATGGTGTCGGACCACGACTCGCTGGACGGCATCGCCGACCAGGCGCAGTTGGCCGAGGAACACGGCTTCGAGCGCGTCTCGGCGGGCGAGACGACCGGCTGGGACATGGTCTCGACGTTCGCCGTCGTCGGCGAGCGGACCGATTCCATCGGTATCTCGAACGACGTGCTCTCGCCGTTCGGGCGCGCGCCGACCGTCCTCGCCCAGACGGCGCTCACCATGCACGAGGCCACCGGCGGGCGGTTCCGCCTCGGCCTCGGGACGAGTTCGCCCGCCATCGCGGAGCGCTGGCACGGCGCGGAGTTCGACCGTCCGCTTCGCCGCCTCCGCGAGACCATCGACATCGTCCGCGAGGTGTACGAGGGGGGACGCGTCGAGTACGACGGCGACATCTTCGAGTTGGGCGGCCTCTCCTACGAACGCGACGTGCCCGAGACTCCGCCGCCCATCGACGTGGCCGCCCTCGGCC
Proteins encoded:
- a CDS encoding oxidoreductase, with translation MSTNASERWTAVRMPDMTDRTVVVTGANSGLGFEATKELARAGAHVVMACRNPERAEDARERAERAVRDASLDVRELDLADLSSVRAFAEGFAAEYDALHVLMNNAGVMAPPRRETADGFELQFGVNHLGHFALTGLLLDRLRMADGETRVVTTSSGAHKMGGIDFEDLQSERSYSRWRAYGQSKLANLLFTYELQRRLDRAVREDPALAGEMKAVAAHPGWAATELQTSGPTMGEGESSLRGRAMEVANRLVAQSARMGTLPLLYAATAENVDGSDYIGPGGPFEMRGYPVHVASNERSHDHATARRLWAVSEELTGVTYDLPSA
- a CDS encoding NAD(P)/FAD-dependent oxidoreductase, with protein sequence MHVVVVGGGIVGLASAHALATRDVEVTVCEQGSLGNGSTERSVGGIRSQFSTPVNVALSRASVEVWERFENEFGVDIAYRRPGYLFLAREESTAAGFEEQVAMQRGQGVESELLTPEEARERCPELHAGRYRAATYCPTDGFADPHLALQGYADACREAGVEVRTKTAVTDVRLADGAAVGVETDGGRVDADFVVNAAGPWAARVGAMAGLDLPVSPRRRQVLVTDPDPPVPESVPLTVDLDSGVYFRPEREGSALVGGHLEDSDDEQDPGAYTKSMDLDWATTAVERAAETAGYFGPDTELKRGWAGLYAVTPDHHPVVEESLPGFVNAVGFSGHGFQHAPATGRLVAELVCDGAISLVDPVPLSSDRFDRGEGVVERNVA
- a CDS encoding ornithine cyclodeaminase family protein, which codes for MVRVLSDDDVAALLDLPDLLDVLAEAFVAQAEGRVERPDRPHFPVGEGIENGPLGTGLTMPAYIHGAPYYATKLASVHEGNADRDLPTVNAQIALTDAVTGQPVAYMAGTRVTNARTGCIGGLAVRALAPDPVDLAVVGAGTQARWQTRAIAAAADVERVRVYSPSDSREACAADLRAELDLPVEAVTSPKAAVEGASVVVTATTSTEPVFPGDALEPDALVVAVGAYTAAMRELDARTIERAVRVVADVPEEAVETGDLRESGLAVADLVALGDVLAGRVERPEGIVVVASVGSAVLDAAAATHLYEAARAADRGTDCPL